Proteins from one Epinephelus moara isolate mb chromosome 1, YSFRI_EMoa_1.0, whole genome shotgun sequence genomic window:
- the LOC126391498 gene encoding uncharacterized protein DDB_G0271670-like, protein MGASQVSGMKMRNLLFGLIFGLFAVVHSTPVDTVTQIPAKAEDDVLREAVTDGFLVEHLFTPSRTTESPKRNTTVQASQQPSTDSKQDDMIEGSGNDFESTTSIFHKFASTTPHVSHAQSSTSTVLLGNTGSSSSHSSTTQSLQSTTTSTLGPNEAQPSVTPDHISHSQTTDPAVSSFGFLSTHSSESGSGDGGMLGHHSSTTTSMTSSSSTESSTASSSSTAASVTPKAPVMFAGNEGSGSGEGSGSGMYSTTVSTTTEMPKILILNENAYGLGEEQMSSATEVRKESRMLGAPVIQPQPSPTEPTNKGHTTPGWIIILGFIVGLAALIMLCVAIATRDKWNGPSKTSQLVSETNSSNQQRELEMETFLHKDQPRENGKASEYTVIPLDELPEKCSSH, encoded by the exons ATGGGTGCGTCACAAGTTTCTGGTATGAAGATGAGGAATCTTCTTTTTGGACttatttttggactttttgCTGTCGTCCACTCAACACCTGTTGATA CTGTGACCCAGATCCCCGCCAAAGCTGAGGATGACGTCCTGAGAGAGGCTGTGACAGACGGCTTCCTCGTCGAACACCTTTTTACCCCCTCGCGCACAACGGAATCACCCAAAAGAAACACAACCGTTCAAGCATCCCAGCAGCCGTCCACTGACTCCAAACAGGATGACATGATTGAGGGCAGTGGGAATGACTTCGAGTCCACGACCTCCATTTTCCACAAGTTTGCAAGTACAACTCCGCATGTGTCACACGCTCAGAGCTCCACCTCCACAGTGTTGCTAGGGAACACTGGCAGCTCCAGTTCACATTCATCCACCACCCAAAGCCTTCAGTCCACCACTACGTCTACATTAGGGCCAAATGAAGCCCAGCCAAGCGTCACCCCCGACCACATCTCGCACTCTCAAACTACTGACCCCGCTGTCTCCAGCTTTGGGTTCCTGAGCACCCACAGCTCTGAATCAGGGTCTGGGGATGGAGGGATGCTTGGCCATCATTCCAGTACAACCACAAGTATGACCTCTAGCTCCAGCACAGAAAGTAGCACTGCATCATCAAGCTCCACTGCTGCTTCTGTCACACCTAAGGCTCCAGTAATGTTTGCAGGAAATGAAGGATCAGGATCGGGCGAAGGATCGGGATCAGGAATGTACAGCACTACAGTGTCAACCACTACTGAAATGCCAAAAATTCTCATTCTCAACGAGAATGCATATGGATTAGGTGAAGAACAAATGTCATCCGCCACTGAAGTGCGAAAAGAATCAAGAATGCTTGGAGCTCCAG TTATACAACCACAACCCAGCCCGACAGAACCCACGAACAAAGGACACACTACACCAG GTTGGATCATCATCCTTGGTTTTATTGTTGGTCTTGCAGCACTGATAATGCTCTGCGTTGCCATCGCCACCAGAGACAA GTGGAATGGACCAAGCAAGACATCCCAGCTTGTGAGCGAAACTAACTCCTCAAACCAGCAGAGGGAGCTAGAGATGGAGACATTCCTGCACAAAGACCAGCCCAGGGAGAACGGAAAGGCGTCAGAGTACACAGTCATCCCCCTGGATGAGCTTCCAGAGAAATGTTCATCACACTGA